In one Deltaproteobacteria bacterium genomic region, the following are encoded:
- the rplB gene encoding 50S ribosomal protein L2, which translates to MAIKQYNPTSPGRRGMSVVDYSDLDKVKPLSSLVESKKKHAGRNNHGRITTRHQGGGERVKYRVIDWKRNKLDVVGVVETVEYDPNRTAFIARVLYKDGERRYILAPDKLKKGMEIVASDKADVKVGNAMPLKSIPFGTDIHNVELKPGRGAQMVRSAGASCQLVGRVDGWAQLKMPSGEMRRVQETCMATVGAVSNLDHANVSIGKAGRARHMGIRPTIRGVAMNPIDHPHGGGEGKTSGGRHPVSPWAVPTKGYKTRKNKRTDKDIIRRRQKKTGG; encoded by the coding sequence ATGGCAATTAAACAATATAATCCAACATCTCCTGGCCGCCGCGGTATGTCGGTCGTTGATTACAGTGACCTGGACAAAGTTAAGCCGTTGTCGTCACTGGTTGAGTCGAAAAAGAAGCACGCAGGTCGTAACAACCACGGTCGTATCACGACGCGGCACCAAGGCGGTGGCGAGCGCGTAAAATACCGGGTTATCGATTGGAAGCGTAACAAACTGGATGTGGTCGGCGTTGTTGAGACGGTTGAGTACGATCCCAATAGGACAGCTTTCATTGCGCGTGTTCTCTATAAGGACGGAGAGCGTCGCTACATTCTTGCTCCTGATAAGCTAAAAAAAGGCATGGAGATCGTCGCCTCGGACAAGGCTGACGTCAAGGTTGGCAACGCGATGCCGCTAAAATCTATTCCCTTCGGTACCGACATTCACAATGTCGAACTGAAGCCTGGTCGCGGTGCACAGATGGTGCGCTCAGCTGGCGCGAGCTGCCAGTTAGTCGGTCGTGTGGATGGTTGGGCGCAGCTGAAGATGCCAAGCGGTGAGATGCGACGGGTACAAGAGACTTGTATGGCAACGGTGGGTGCAGTCAGTAACCTAGACCACGCGAATGTGAGCATAGGTAAAGCTGGTAGGGCACGGCATATGGGTATTCGGCCAACCATTCGCGGTGTGGCGATGAACCCAATTGATCACCCCCATGGTGGTGGTGAAGGCAAGACCTCCGGTGGACGCCATCCAGTGTCCCCCTGGGCAGTGCCAACTAAGGGTTATAAAACACGGAAAAATAAACGTACCGATAAAGACATCATTCGTCGTCGTCAGAAGAAAACTGGCGGCTGA
- a CDS encoding 50S ribosomal protein L23, with product MNPYDVLVKPLLSEKSDKEREKNNKYSFKVAPKATKQDVRKAVESLFNVKVTAVQTLVNRGKVKKRGNQVTKRNNTKKAVVTLAPGAKIGVFEAL from the coding sequence GTGAATCCGTATGATGTACTCGTAAAGCCTTTGCTCTCTGAAAAGAGCGACAAAGAACGCGAAAAAAACAATAAATACTCATTCAAAGTTGCCCCCAAGGCCACCAAACAAGATGTGCGCAAGGCCGTTGAAAGTCTGTTCAACGTGAAGGTGACGGCGGTGCAGACCCTGGTCAACCGCGGTAAGGTTAAAAAGCGCGGGAATCAAGTTACTAAGCGTAACAACACTAAGAAGGCTGTCGTTACCTTAGCTCCTGGGGCCAAGATTGGGGTATTTGAGGCGCTGTAA